One part of the Pandoraea faecigallinarum genome encodes these proteins:
- a CDS encoding LysR family transcriptional regulator: MDRLQSMRVFVKVADNGSFARTAAQMDLSAAVVTRHVAELESHLGVRLLNRTTRSLSLTGAGQVYLERCRQIIDEVDEADALISSASRDPKGTLKVVAPVSFGVRNLAPLLKKYQELHPKVVVDLTLTDRAVDLVEEGYDCGILLTRMINSESLISRVLAETRVMLCASPAYIAEHGEPVTPQELGEHGVLGLPSEFWSDDRVFAGPDGEVRVRVQNKLICNNTALLRQSVLLGHGIAFLPSYLVGNDVRDGDLVALMRNYSQTPIDVSLVYPSRKYLSAKTRGFIDLTVEYFRQNESISAAERWVPPKLSTSATPSTPNTEMPV; the protein is encoded by the coding sequence ATGGACCGTCTGCAATCGATGCGCGTTTTCGTCAAAGTGGCCGACAACGGGAGTTTCGCCCGTACGGCTGCCCAGATGGATCTGTCCGCCGCTGTCGTCACCCGGCACGTCGCAGAACTCGAATCGCACCTCGGCGTTCGCTTGCTCAATCGCACCACCCGCAGCCTGTCGCTCACCGGTGCCGGGCAGGTGTATCTCGAACGTTGCCGGCAGATCATCGACGAAGTCGACGAAGCCGATGCGCTGATTTCGAGCGCCTCTCGCGATCCCAAAGGCACATTGAAGGTCGTAGCGCCTGTCTCGTTCGGGGTGCGCAACCTCGCACCGCTCCTCAAGAAGTATCAGGAACTGCACCCGAAGGTGGTCGTGGATCTCACGCTGACCGACCGCGCGGTCGATCTGGTGGAAGAAGGTTACGACTGCGGCATTCTGCTCACACGCATGATCAACAGCGAAAGCCTGATCTCGCGCGTTCTGGCTGAAACGCGCGTGATGCTCTGCGCATCGCCGGCCTACATCGCCGAGCACGGCGAGCCGGTAACCCCGCAGGAGTTGGGCGAGCATGGGGTGCTGGGCCTGCCCAGCGAATTCTGGAGCGACGACCGCGTGTTCGCCGGGCCGGACGGCGAAGTTCGCGTGCGGGTGCAGAACAAGCTCATTTGCAACAACACGGCGCTGCTGCGTCAGTCGGTGCTGCTGGGACACGGCATTGCGTTTCTGCCGTCGTACCTCGTCGGCAACGATGTGCGCGACGGCGATCTCGTCGCGTTGATGCGCAACTATTCGCAAACGCCCATCGACGTCTCGCTCGTCTACCCGAGCCGTAAGTACCTCTCGGCGAAAACGCGCGGTTTCATCGATCTGACGGTCGAATACTTTCGCCAGAACGAGAGCATTTCGGCCGCCGAGCGCTGGGTGCCGCCGAAACTGTCCACTTCCGCCACACCTTCGACGCCGAATACCGAAATGCCCGTGTGA
- the hemN gene encoding oxygen-independent coproporphyrinogen III oxidase translates to MNPTPILSTPCANAPGDHKTATAHTAHTTPLHFDARLLGRYDVNGPRYTSYPTALQFRDDFSASDYARAAAQSKRTGKPVSLYSHVPFCDTVCFYCACTKIVTNNRAHADAYVERLHAEIARQASLLGAGRALAQMHWGGGTPTFLSLEQIASLIDAIGRHFVMGHDDSAEYAIEIDPRSAGPASIRALRALGFNRLSIGVQDFDPRVQEAIHRVQPRALVEATLDAARGCGFKSVNFDLIYGLPHQTTESFSNTLDAVIEMAPERLSVFSYAHLPGQFKMQRCLPDTLPDGPEKLALLQTIVTRLTAAGYVYIGMDHFARPDDELALAQAAGTLHRNFQGYSTRADCDLIGVGMSAIGHIGDSYAQNAKTLKTYYDAIDAGGLAIARGVRLDADDHIRRDVISRLMCHMALDFGTIEQTHSVDFVSYFANELGELADLAADGLVAIDAHGLRVLPAGRLLVRVVAQVFDGYRRSAAHERCAKVM, encoded by the coding sequence ATGAACCCCACTCCCATTTTGTCGACGCCTTGCGCCAACGCGCCCGGCGACCACAAGACCGCCACGGCCCACACAGCGCACACCACGCCACTTCACTTCGACGCACGCCTTCTCGGCCGTTACGACGTCAACGGCCCGCGTTACACGTCATATCCCACGGCGCTCCAGTTCCGAGACGATTTCAGCGCCAGCGATTACGCGCGCGCCGCGGCCCAGTCCAAGCGCACCGGCAAGCCGGTCTCCCTGTATTCGCATGTGCCCTTCTGCGACACGGTGTGCTTCTACTGCGCGTGCACCAAGATCGTCACGAACAATCGCGCGCATGCGGATGCCTACGTGGAACGCCTGCACGCCGAGATCGCGCGGCAGGCGTCGCTGCTCGGCGCCGGGCGCGCGCTCGCCCAGATGCATTGGGGTGGCGGCACCCCGACGTTCCTGTCGCTCGAACAGATCGCCTCGCTCATCGATGCGATCGGGCGCCACTTCGTCATGGGGCACGACGACAGCGCCGAGTACGCCATCGAGATCGATCCTCGCAGCGCGGGGCCGGCATCGATCCGCGCGCTGCGTGCCCTCGGCTTTAATCGTCTGTCCATCGGCGTGCAGGACTTCGACCCGCGCGTTCAGGAAGCGATTCATCGCGTGCAACCACGCGCGCTCGTCGAAGCGACACTGGACGCGGCGCGCGGTTGCGGCTTCAAGTCGGTGAATTTCGATCTGATCTATGGCCTGCCGCATCAAACGACCGAGTCGTTTTCGAATACGCTCGACGCGGTAATCGAGATGGCTCCCGAGCGACTGTCGGTGTTCAGCTACGCGCATCTGCCCGGCCAGTTCAAGATGCAGCGCTGCCTGCCGGATACGCTGCCGGACGGACCGGAAAAGCTCGCGCTGCTGCAAACCATCGTTACCCGCCTGACCGCGGCCGGTTACGTCTACATCGGCATGGATCACTTCGCCCGCCCCGACGACGAACTCGCGCTCGCGCAGGCGGCGGGCACCCTGCATCGCAACTTCCAGGGATATAGCACGCGTGCCGATTGCGATCTCATCGGTGTGGGCATGTCGGCCATCGGCCATATCGGCGACAGCTACGCGCAGAACGCCAAGACGTTGAAAACGTATTACGACGCCATTGATGCCGGGGGACTGGCCATCGCGCGGGGCGTGCGGCTCGATGCGGACGACCACATCCGGCGTGACGTCATTTCGCGTCTGATGTGTCACATGGCGCTCGATTTCGGCACCATCGAACAGACACACAGCGTTGACTTCGTGTCGTACTTCGCGAACGAGTTGGGTGAACTGGCCGATCTGGCCGCCGACGGCCTCGTTGCCATCGACGCCCACGGGCTGCGCGTCCTGCCGGCGGGTCGCTTGCTGGTACGCGTGGTCGCGCAGGTCTTCGACGGCTACCGTCGCAGTGCGGCCCACGAACGCTGTGCGAAGGTGATGTGA
- a CDS encoding YbdD/YjiX family protein: MLDEVGKVGRYLGQAMRLMVGLPDYDTYVAHMQATHPDRPVMSYEAFFRERQEARYGGKSGGRCC; the protein is encoded by the coding sequence ATGCTTGATGAAGTCGGCAAGGTCGGACGGTATCTGGGGCAGGCCATGCGTCTGATGGTCGGTCTGCCCGATTACGACACGTATGTGGCGCACATGCAGGCCACACACCCGGATCGGCCGGTCATGAGCTACGAGGCGTTCTTCCGCGAGAGACAGGAAGCCCGTTACGGCGGCAAGAGCGGTGGCCGTTGCTGTTGA
- a CDS encoding carbon starvation CstA family protein, translating to MNRIWQQLPWAAVAVVGACALGTVALSRGETVSALWIVIAAICVYLIAYRFYSKFIATRVAQLDGTRMTPAWRHNDGLDYVPTNRYVLFGHHFAAIAGAGPLVGPVLAAQMGYLPGMLWILAGVVFAGAVQDFMVLFISTRRDGRSLGDLVKAELGMIPGVIALFGAFLIMIIILAVLALIVVKALTGSPWGTFTVGLTIPIALFMGVYTRFIRPGRIGEVSIIGFVMLMAAIYFGQSVHDSAALAPLFTFDGKQLTWMLIGYGFVASVLPVWLLLAPRDYLSTFLKIGTILALAIGILVVAPELKMPALTQFVDGSGPVWSGKLFPFLFITIACGAVSGFHALISSGTTPKLLDNEVNARFIGYGGMLMESFVAIMALVAASVIDPGVYFAMNSPAAVIGTTPEAVAQVVSGWGFTITPDVLTATARAVGENTIISRAGGAPTLAVGMAHILHQVVGGEAMMAFWYHFAILFEALFILTAVDAGTRAGRFMLQDLLGTFVPSLKRTESLPANLIATALCVAAWGYFLYQGVVDPLGGINTLWPLFGISNQMLAAIALILATCVLFKLKRERFAWVTILPTLWLLACTLTAGWQKMFDPDPKVGFLAHAAKYQTALADGKLLAPAKTVAQMQQIVFNDYVDATLAGVFMFVVVAVAVFGLRTILVARRNHKPTAKETPFEPMPAGQRV from the coding sequence ATGAATCGCATCTGGCAACAACTGCCCTGGGCAGCGGTGGCCGTCGTCGGCGCGTGCGCGCTCGGCACGGTGGCTCTATCGCGCGGCGAAACCGTCAGCGCACTCTGGATCGTGATCGCAGCCATCTGCGTTTATCTGATCGCGTATCGCTTCTACAGCAAGTTCATCGCCACGCGCGTGGCGCAACTCGACGGCACCCGCATGACGCCGGCATGGCGCCATAACGACGGTCTGGATTACGTCCCGACCAATCGCTACGTGCTGTTCGGCCACCACTTTGCCGCGATTGCCGGTGCCGGACCGCTGGTCGGTCCGGTGCTCGCCGCGCAAATGGGCTATCTGCCGGGCATGCTGTGGATTCTCGCGGGCGTGGTTTTCGCGGGCGCGGTGCAGGATTTCATGGTGCTGTTCATCTCCACGCGGCGCGATGGCCGTTCGCTGGGCGATCTCGTGAAGGCCGAACTCGGCATGATTCCCGGTGTGATCGCACTGTTCGGCGCGTTCCTCATCATGATCATCATTCTCGCCGTGCTGGCGCTGATCGTGGTCAAGGCGCTCACCGGCTCGCCGTGGGGCACGTTCACTGTCGGGTTGACGATTCCGATCGCACTTTTCATGGGCGTGTACACGCGCTTCATACGTCCGGGTCGTATCGGCGAAGTGTCGATCATCGGCTTTGTCATGCTCATGGCCGCCATCTATTTCGGCCAAAGCGTGCACGACAGCGCTGCCCTCGCGCCACTGTTCACGTTCGACGGCAAGCAACTCACCTGGATGCTGATCGGATACGGTTTCGTCGCCTCGGTGTTGCCCGTTTGGCTGCTACTCGCACCGCGCGACTACCTGTCGACGTTCCTGAAGATCGGCACGATCCTCGCGCTCGCCATCGGCATTCTGGTCGTTGCCCCCGAACTGAAGATGCCCGCGCTGACACAATTCGTCGACGGCAGCGGTCCGGTCTGGTCGGGCAAGCTGTTCCCGTTCCTCTTCATTACGATCGCTTGCGGCGCCGTCTCCGGCTTCCACGCCCTGATCTCGTCGGGCACCACGCCGAAGTTGCTGGACAACGAGGTCAACGCGCGCTTCATCGGTTATGGCGGCATGCTGATGGAATCGTTCGTGGCCATCATGGCGCTGGTGGCCGCATCGGTGATCGATCCGGGCGTCTACTTCGCGATGAACAGCCCGGCCGCCGTGATCGGCACGACGCCGGAAGCCGTGGCGCAGGTCGTCTCGGGCTGGGGTTTCACGATCACGCCGGACGTGCTCACTGCCACGGCGCGCGCCGTCGGCGAAAATACGATCATTTCGCGCGCCGGTGGCGCCCCGACGCTTGCTGTCGGCATGGCGCACATCCTGCACCAGGTCGTGGGTGGCGAGGCGATGATGGCGTTCTGGTATCACTTCGCCATTCTGTTCGAAGCCCTGTTCATCCTGACCGCTGTCGATGCAGGCACGCGTGCCGGGCGCTTCATGCTGCAGGACCTGTTGGGCACGTTCGTGCCGTCGCTCAAGCGTACGGAGTCGCTGCCGGCCAACCTGATCGCTACCGCATTGTGCGTGGCTGCGTGGGGCTACTTCCTGTATCAGGGCGTGGTCGATCCGCTGGGCGGCATCAACACCCTGTGGCCGCTGTTCGGTATCTCCAACCAGATGCTCGCCGCCATCGCGCTGATTCTGGCGACCTGCGTGCTCTTCAAACTCAAGCGCGAACGCTTCGCCTGGGTGACGATTCTGCCCACGCTGTGGTTGCTTGCCTGCACGCTCACGGCGGGTTGGCAGAAGATGTTCGATCCGGATCCGAAGGTCGGCTTCCTCGCCCACGCAGCGAAGTATCAGACGGCATTGGCGGACGGCAAGTTGCTCGCCCCGGCCAAGACGGTGGCGCAGATGCAGCAGATCGTGTTCAACGACTACGTGGATGCCACGCTCGCCGGTGTGTTCATGTTCGTGGTGGTCGCGGTCGCGGTGTTCGGTTTGCGTACGATCCTCGTGGCACGCCGCAATCACAAACCGACGGCCAAGGAAACACCGTTCGAGCCGATGCCCGCCGGTCAGCGCGTCTGA